The segment gatttattattaaatattgatATTTTCATATATGATTGATATTTTAAATTAAACTATCACAACTAAAActattttatatataatttaaaattatacaCTAGTTCTTGTTTTCTTATTGTTGTGTGCCCTTATACGTATGGAAAAGGTTCATCTAATTGTTTAGAGGTAGCCTATTTCATTTCAGAAAAAACATTCTCAtcatctatttctatcttttaatgTGATAAATGAGTATAAAATCCTCCCCATCAAAATAGATTAAACTTTAATGCATCAATATAACTTAATCCAATGTTTGTGTTATAAATCTATAGGTAGAAATAATATTTGTAGATTTTTGTAATAGTGAGTTcttcatttttatattatttttatttaattttatgttaaTTTTGGAGGATTGTTTAAAATATGAATATGTAAATAAGCTATGTAATTTTATTCAAGGTTCATCTTATTCTCTATTTATTTTTATATACATATAGCCTCATACATTTGTTTAAATCACATACTTCTCTCAATGCCAATAATCTTTAGATATAATTTAAATCTTTATGTTCTTCGAGTATTCAAGGAGGAAAACAAAAACTATTTGTAAACACAAAAGATCTCTATTGATTATTTTGATGGGAGAACTTTAATTTTTAGAAATGATTCATTCATACATATTTACTAAACTAGGTCAAGTCAAGCTAACATTACCCATAGAACATCCTTAGCAAGCATGAGAACTAGTGGAGGCTCAAGGCATGGAAGAGTTAGCCTTCCCTATAGTATTATCCTACATATTCTCTACTTTGTCTCTAACGATCTTGTGTATATGTAGAGCAAATTTAGATTTACTATAGAGCACCATTCCTTGATCCCAATGTAGTACTTTTCCACCAAATATAATTGTTTTAGGATATTTATTTGGTTGTTGGTACCATCACCCCTACTCGAGGGAGGTTGAAATCCAATCACACATCTTTTAAACTCTCCTACTCTTCTTTCAAAACACCCCATCTACAAAATTTGTCAAGACTTCTTTGTAATCAGCTTCGTTcaataagaaagaaaatttgtcaACTAGATAACTAACTTGTATTTAACTCTTTATTGTGTATAATTACATAGTATAATTGAAAACAAAAAACTATAGAATTGAGAACATAGATTTGTTGTTTGTCCAATAGTTTCTTCCCCTACCCATACATTTTAAGTTGCTATATAAACGCATCCATTAATTTTTCCCATACTTTGAAAGACAAGACAAGCAGGTCTCCAAAGTCTTGTGAATTGTTGTCAATATAAAAATGCCGTCCCCACACTCTGATTTGATATTTTGGCGAGACTCACATATTACAACCTGATctacaaattcaatcacacaactGATCCAACATTTTTGGGTAAACATCAATTGTTTTGTTATTGCACTTGTGTACGCATTCATAATTGTGGGGTTCGCCGACCACTTGCCACCATCTTTATCTTACGTAACTTGCCGCCCATTCTGAGTAGGGTTCCACCTCAACCAAATATCTCTATCGCTTTAGGCAGTACATTTTTCCAGTGACACCCATGCCTACAGTTTATAGTGTGTCATAGCCCAAAAGCTGGCAAACCTGCACGGTTGGCATTTCCTAGTTTATGCTCCACACCATACCTCTGTTTCCCACAACTCTCTTTCCCTATGCTCTGCAAATTGACTGATCAACCTTTCCAACCAAAAGACTTATAAAGTAGCAATAAATTAGAATAGAAGATTTGTAATGTATATGGGTTAAAAAAGGTCGAGTTTATGATTAATATGGTTTTGGTTTGTTAGTAAAGTTGAATTGTTTCGTATGAGTTTCGGTATTCAAGATCAAGTTTTGTTTAATGTTAGATCTTAATATCATAAATGATGAGATCAGAAATATGTCCGGGATGATTTCAGTGGAATGAAAATTCTTCAATTTTTGGCTTCCAACTAAAGAGGTTTCAGTCTAAGTTTGGTACACTCATATGAATAGTTTGAGAGTTTTGATATTAAATCCTTAAAAAAAGAAGAGTGGAGTTTATGGGATAATAGGATTTTCTCATTTTTGCTTTTTGAAGTGTTTATCTTTTGCTATTCAATTTGATAATGAACTCTTTAATCCTCTCAACCATCTCTTCGCTAAAAGATCTTGAAATGAAATTGTCGCTAAATTATTTGTATACTTGACCTGGATGTCATTATAAGCTTTACATTTCAAAATAATCTTTTGTATCCATTGTCCCAATTGTGTGAAAGATACAAATTTTCTCTTCTCAAATCTTTATTGGCCATTTCTATCTTAATCTATTTCACACCAAAACAAACTAGATAATCTCTGCTCTCGAAAGAAAATTGACCTCTAAATAGACCTTTGGTTGATAGATAGAAGTGAGGCTAAATTCTTCAAGATAATATccttttttttaatgcatttttttctACGAAGacttgttaattttttttaaaaaatttttgtTAGTTCTTTGTCATTAGTGAAGCAACATTCCAGTGAATGTGACATTTGCTTATTCGCCTTTAGTTTTGTTTCATCCATGGCATTTTTTATTTTGCTCAAGACATCTTTAAAGACAACAAGGAGCCAATAATGTACCTCAATTTGCTTGATATTTTTAGACATCTTAAAAGACAGGCCATAACAATTGCTTCGATAAGAATTGCACCTATTTTAGCTAAAAGAATCTCACATGAGACCTAAGTTCTTTACTCGAATTTGTTTTGGATCATGTATTTTTGGATTCTCTCTACTTACATACATTTGGTGTGTGAAGTGCTGCTAGTTCATATTTCCCACCAATAAAGCATCAGTGAATTACTAATAGCTCAAATAGAATTCGAATACTTTACCTTCATACATTTATTTTGAAGAGCAAAAACAATCTCCATCTTTCCAAATTTCTCTTCTTTATACAAATTTTCCAACTAAACTTCTAAGAGTCAATCCTAAAATAGTTATCCTCcaatattctttttctttttctttttccttctactAAGAATATGCTAATTTTACATACCCACATTTATCAAATGCTCTTACTATGCTCTTACTCATTTCCAGCTAGAAGAATTTCTTTCTAATAAGAATATCATGATTTTGCATACCCACATTTTTCAAATGCTCTTCTAATCAATCCAACAAAAAGTGAGTTGGCCACTTTTCACTTTGGTATCTTCCTGTGAGTTTCAACTCTGAGAATAGGTAAAGAATGTCATTTACTTACAGAGGATATCTGATATCTGTGGGGACATGACTGGTGAGTCTAAAGTACAGTGACCAACGTGGCAATTCTCTATTAGGGTATGGCACTGGTGGGATCCAGCAGCCCAAAGCGCGTCCCCATTACGTCTGTGTCTCATGGCAGTTTCCTACCACCCACTTGATGCATAATTTATTGCATTCAAACCAAACCCTCCGTCCTCCTTTATGTGACTTTCACATCTCAGTGGGACGGTGTTCTCACTTTctttagtgtatatatatatatccataacgGACTCTTCTGGACAAGAATTGCAATTAATAATCTAGACAGCCAACACTAGGCATCATAATTTGCTGAACTAGATATATTTTCCCTCAAGGATTAGTTGATTTGGACGAGTGGAGATGAATCCGGGAGGAACTCTGGAATATTTCTCAGATCTATTTCGGCGTAGTTCAAGGCATAAGAAGCAAAAAACCTTTCAGGTGAGATACTCTTTCCCTCTGTTCACATGTTTGGCTATTAGATGGGTTTGTGAGTGTGAAATGAAGAGATAATTTTAATGGGTCTGTGAAGTATGGTATGCTATTTTATGTCAGATATGTTTAAATGGGTCTGTAAAAGTATATTGTGTTCATCTCAAACCAATTTCATTAGGTCTCTAAAGTATTGTAAGGTTAAGAAAGGTTTATCTCAAACAAATTTCAATGGGTCTGTTAAGTATAGTATGTTCTGTTTATCTCAGAGAAATTTAAATGGGTCTGTAAAGTATAGTATGTTCATCTCAAGACAGTTTTCAATGGGTCTGTAAAGTTTAGTATGGTATGTTTATCTCAGACAAATTTAAATGGGTATGTTAAGTATATCATGTTATGCTTTTCTCAGATAAATTTAAATGGTTCTGTGAAGTATATTATGTTTATCCCAGGCAAATTTTAGTGGGTCTGTAAAGTACAGTTTGTTAATGTGTATCTCAGATAATTTTAGATGGGTTTGTATAGTACACGTTTATCTCCGGCAAATTCCAGTGGATCTGTGAAGTATAGTATGTTATGTTTGTCTCAGAGAAATTTAAATGGGTTTGTAAAGAATAGTATGTTATGTTCATCTCAGACAAATTTCAATGGGTCTTTTAAGTTACAGACAAATTTAAATGGGTCTGTATAGTATGTTCATCTCAGTCAAATTTTAATGGGTTTGTAAGGTATAGTTGTTCATGGCATTTTACTAAAAAGGGTTCTTGAATGGAATACAGACAGTTGAGCTGAAGGTCCGGATGGACTGTGATGGGTGCGAGCTCAAAGTGAAGAAAGCTCTTGAGCATTTGTCAGGTAATCATCACAGACAACTTTATTACTCTGTTAGAAAAAAGTTTTAAAATTGCAGGATCTGCAATCAGGAAATCTTTGGCCAGTTTTTGTTTGCTCTCCATTGATCAAAAACCTTGAAACTGCAGTTTTTTTGTATTTGTTTCTGATCTGTATGGTTGTGTTTTTTCTGTTGGATCTGTGTGGAGCAGGTGTGCAAACGGTGGATGTAAACAGAAAGATGCAGAAGGTCACAGTTACAGGGTACGTTGAACCAAACAAGGTGCTGAAGAAAGTGAAAGCCACAGGCAAAAAGGCAGAGATTTGGCCATACGTTCCCTACAACTCTGTAACACAACCTGTTGTGACTGCACAGAGCTATGACAAGAAAGCACCAGCTGGGTATGTGAGAAAAGAGTCTTTCAATACTGGGGCCAACTCCAACCGCCCAGATGAACAGTATGGGGCTATGTTCAGTGAAGAAAATCCAAATGCATGCACcgttatgtgattttttttttaccTGAAAAGATTGCTTTGTAATATGTAAAATATTAGTTTTCCATATGTCAGTCCTCAGCTTCAGGACTGTGTTAGGATTTGTAGGGGTGAGAATGGAACCTTGGACTGGCAGTGGAATAATATTTTACTGTATGGTAAATAGTATTGGGTTTCCAGAACAGAATTGTAATTTTTTGCTGGATTGGTGAATTATACCGTCTTGTCGCTACTTACTAGTAAAGATTTGATAGAAATGAATCTGATTTCGTATCTATTTCGGATCCAATTATTGATGGGTAAATTTTGTAAGCACCTTAACGTGCGGTTCACGTCGTGAACGTGGGGGTCGCTTTCAAGATGGGATATTTAGTCATGCACATGTGAAGTCATGAATGCGATGAGCTGATTTGTTGAAGATCGAGTCGATACCTAAATTAATGGAATTGCCAAAAGATCTAACCATGTTGGCCTTTAAGATATATTGCATGATTGACTCCTTTACTGAAGTGTTTAGAAGAGTCTTTCATTAAAGCAATTATTTAGTATGTGAAAGGAGGTAATAGGTAGGTGTGTCGATAGTGATTGCTGTGCTGTAGGAAGGAATATTTTTAACTTTTCCTAATCAATAAGAGAAGCgttcaaatatttcaaggtttcATGTTTGAATTAAGAAATAATTTAGTTCTTTAAGTTaaaagaattaaataatttatatataataaataaaaataagggcAAATAATGAGATGTGTTTTAGGGTAAAAATtcagtaaaaaacaaaaataataaaatataattcaatggtTTAtacacttttatcaaaaaaataatgaaaaagtaTCTTGGTTAAGTAAAAAAGCCTAATAATTATTCATTTTAACCTTTTTCATTGTGTAAATTCAAAAATAAGTTAGTGCTTCTTAAAATTAAGAAAGAAATATTTTACCAATAAGAGAGGAGTTCAAATAAAGTAaggttttatttttaaattaaataataatgggAAAAGCATTTTGATTGTTGGGTAAGAGTCTTATAGTTATTTACTCTTCACACTTCTCAAGTCTAAATGCAGAAataaattggtttttctaaaagttggaaacaatcaaataaaaatgaaGGGTGGACATAACACAATTATGAGAAAAGTATTTTGGCTGTTGGGTAAGAGAGTCTAGCACAATTACTCACTCAAACTTCATACCTCCAtgtctaaattcaaaaataaattagtGTTTCTAAagttaaaatcaattaaaaaaactatattttgtaaatttaaaataaacaacgaatataaaacaacaataataaaaaacATATGTGATTGTCAAGAGTATTATTTATCCATTCAAACTTGTCACCTCTCAAATTCTTAAATGGTGAGTTGAAATTTCAATATGTATGTAGGTTCATTAAAATCAGAGGTTCTTGAAGTACCAAATCATGTGGTCAAATCAATGATAGCTACATTGAATTATTTAAAAATGcactaaaaaataaaatttaacacatgCATCAAGACATGTATTCTAAACTATTTAAATGTATTACAGACAACTTACATGTATTACAAATCGCCTAACAACCATTTAAATGTATTACAAACAACTTACATGTATTACAAACCGCTTAATATATCATCACATAATTGGTTATTTCTTCAATATAATTTTAGAAATTAGATATTTATATCTATATTCTTAACGTAAAAGTTGAGAACTAATAATTCTATGTTTGTGTTTGAAATATGAATTTAAAGTATTTATTTTGAAAGGCTATATTAAAGAAATGACCATTCATATGGGTGATACATTAAAATACTTGTAATACATGTCTTGATAAATACATAAATTATTTTTTGTGGTGTTTTTAAACAACTTAGCAAAGATGACATTGACGTGATCACATTGTCAATGCTTTAGAACCTCCATCAACGGGCTTTAAGTTTTTAATGAACCTACAAAGACACGTAAAAGTTAATGGAAATTCAACTTACCATTTAAGAGTTTGTGAGACTTGTGAAGTTAGGGGTGTGGCACTTGGAGCCTTTTATCGAACAACTAAAACACTTGAGTAATATAAAATGCACTTATCTCACTTTACATTGTTTTTTATTTGCCCCTACATTTTTAATTTATTGAACATGTGACTTTTGATTATTTTTTAACTTTAGGGAGCACTGATTTATTTTTGAATATGGGCATCATATTgaaataaaaatcttgttgtatTTGGAAACCTCCTCTTACATGTCATTGACATTTTTTTCACAAactaaatgttattatgttgtgcTCTTGACTTTTGTGTAAGTAACCAAGTGTTCCAGTCCTtcaattcaaaaataaattttCCTATCAAAATGCTTACCTATTCATGTCCCAAAACCTTTAATTTGACTCCAATACAAAAAggatcaaaaagaaaaaaagaaatgagtactttaaagaaaaagtacaaaagtaaGGCACATGGTAAAAAAAAGAAGAATCATCTAGCACCACCCAAATTATTCATAAGAGCAACAACCACACCACCAAAGGCTCCATTATTTGACCTCAATTAGTGCACTTCTATTATCACCATTGTTTATTGAAGGTTCTAAATGATCAATGATGTCAATGTTGAGTTATTTAGAAAATACTCAAAAAATAAGTGATCTTGAAATATATGCATCAAGACATGTATCATGAGCCTCTGAATGTATCACTATATGATtgcttatttatttaatataactTTTAAAAATAGTTGTTTTCTATCTATATTTTAAATACAAGTAGAGTACTTATAATTTTATGTTTGTActtaaaatacaaataaaatgtATCTATTTTCAAAAGATATCTTAAAGAAATAACCAATCATATAGTAATTCATTAAGTGATTTGTAAAATATATCTTATTACATGTGTTAGTCTAACTTAATTTTTGGGTGTTAAACAACTCAACAAAGAAATCGTTGTTGTGGTTACATTGTTGACACGTTGGAACCTTTAATAATAGCCTTAAGTTTTTAATGGACTTACAAAGGTGAGTTGAAATTTTGTGGAAATTCAACTTACCATTTAAGAGTTTTAGAGGTGCAAATTTAGGGTGCATAGCTATTAGGACCTTTCAAATAACAACCAACATATATAAATGATGCAAAATGTGTTCTTAACACTTTTCGTCGTTGTTTTTTATTTGCCCCTACATTTTTACTTATTAAACATGTGACTTTTGCTTTTTTGTCTTTAGAAGCGCTAATTTATTTTTGCATATGGGCAACATATTTAAATAGAAATATTGTTGTATTTGGACACCTTCTCTTACTTTTTATAGGCCTTTTCTTTATGCTAAATGCTAGTTGGAAAGAATCATTTGCTCACATCCCTTTAATTCaaaaacattttttccttttaaaatgCTTACCTATTCACATCCCACAACCTTTAATTTGACTTCGAAAAAAGGgtcaatatatttattaaatttaaactAAAGAAATGAGTACAATAAAGGACCACTTTAAAGAGTAAGATACATGGTAAAGAAATGAATCATGTAGCAACACCCAAAGTATTCATAGGAGCAACAACTATATGTTGAATATATTCGGAAtagtgagaggggagggatgaatcggtattcccttgaacttattaaaacttctaactaaccaatcacataacacaATTTATATGTAATAAATGAAATTAACGCAAAACACATAACatcagatttatacgtggaaaatccaacatgggaaaaaccacgaagaggaTGAACTCCCAAGTATAGTGTAATATGTAACCGATTACATAGTACAAGGGTGGCTCACTGTCAGTGGAGGCTCACTGTCGGATAATAGGCTTATAGCCGGAATACAAAATTGAACTGCTAGAATTGCATCTAACATATGCATGAGACATAGTTCCGTTAAAGTACACAAAATGTTTTTTCATCCACTGTACATACACTGCCTAACAACATTCACATTCACAAAACATTTCGCATATACAATATGTAAACATTAGTTGTTTTTCAACAGCTATATCTATATCTTGCAAAAACTATTGTTTATATATCCGCACCAAAAAATTTGATAAATCGGCTCAGCTAGAGAAGGGATGAGACCGATATATCCACACGAAACTGGAAAATAGCTTCATAAGATTTCAACTTCAATATTGACTCCAAAATACCTTGTAGAATACACCTCCTTCATATCTGGATAGGACCGAATCCAAAACTTGCCTTCAATATTTTCGGATGGGACCAGACCTAAGATGCCTTACTAGATCACAAAATTGCATGAGATAAACACCAAAACAAGTATATAGACTTTGTACATATAATATACTAGAGCAAACAACCTCAGGAGGAGACAATGATCTCAACatctttgcaacaatctcatcttcttcaaggattccactggcacatctaatgttcatgacaagcttattcaccttagccataaaggatgttatgttttcatcttttcccatcttcaatgcttcatattACCTTTCAAACTCTGCAGCTTAGCAAATTTAACTtgcgcatctccttcatacaaggtctctagcttcttccagatctcatgcaCAGTCTTCAAactcatcacattagtcatttttgAATTGGTCaagacactcaacaatgcttccttagctcttatgttatgttcaacatccttgatctcagtagtggtaaccggtccattctgaggaacattgtagacattctttgtaatcttccaatactcatgtCTCCAAGATATTTTAAatgaacttccatccggtccttccaaatagtataattgtttccatcaaatctaggactctccctCTTAAATACATAcgctgccatcctggatctcctcaagcggttaagcttcttccagaggatctagctctgataccaatcattggtagcaacaatgaaggaaaactgagaagggggggggggtgaattagttttcactggattaaaccaattaagcacaatctcagatttcaatcaactgcaacaagaataaaaataaagacaataacaacaacacacataacaccaagattttgacatggaaaaaccaattaagggaaaaaccatggtgggaacctacccacagtaagatgatactctacaatagtatgtgtaaatattacaatggggaatgcacatgcatttagacacactgcctagagctcactgctcaagatataatgacctagaaggctccaacccttagggaaggttcactaccttacaataatgatcggactgcaatccagattacatgaactgcaaaaataacatATGATAATACTTGATGACTATTCCGGTTAAGATcatttgtcttccctgcaacaatctattactacttatcaagttgccattacattatatccaaagtcattctatatactctagtcggtcactactaccaaaatattcagtcggtatgcacagtccagtcggttatagaagaaagtagtcaagagcccagtatgcactgagctgtctaccgagtatcattccatgtctaccgagcaacaaagatgaaacaccgagttgatatacaccgagtgaaacgtgttaccagattcattgaacctggacatacatatgaaaacgtgttacaagatcaaggaacatagaaccgttatcacattggaaattgcacttaaagattgtgtatgattttgaggtcatc is part of the Cryptomeria japonica chromosome 10, Sugi_1.0, whole genome shotgun sequence genome and harbors:
- the LOC131026960 gene encoding heavy metal-associated isoprenylated plant protein 23, with amino-acid sequence MNPGGTLEYFSDLFRRSSRHKKQKTFQTVELKVRMDCDGCELKVKKALEHLSGVQTVDVNRKMQKVTVTGYVEPNKVLKKVKATGKKAEIWPYVPYNSVTQPVVTAQSYDKKAPAGYVRKESFNTGANSNRPDEQYGAMFSEENPNACTVM